The genomic window GCCTTGAGGAACGTCTCCTGAGCCACGTCCTCTGCTTCATCCTGGTCCTGCAGTATGGAGAAGGCTGTGAGGCGTATGAGGTCGTAGTATCTTCTGACCAACTCCTCAAAGGCGGTTTTATCCCCTTGTAAGCTTCTCTGAACCAGTTCATTATCCCTCATTTTGACCTCCCACATATATAGATGCGGGAAAAGGAGAAATATTACAGGAAATTTCAGTCGGATGAATCTAAGCGGCTGGGTGATCTCTCACTTTCACTTCCCCCTTTGAGTTTATAGATTTTCACAAACTCAACTCCGTTTATCCGCACGGTATAATCCGGCGTTCGACTCCTGTAAAATTCCTCGTCCAATCCTAGTTCCTTCGCCACCTGGAGGTCTCTAATGTATATCACGTCATAATCGACAAATTGGGATGAAGTTTCACCTTTGAGGGATAGGGTTTCCCCTCGGAAATATCGCCTGAAGAAAAGAGCAGCCAGTGGAGAAACTCGGACGATAAGCTGATGGGCGTTCTTCTTACGATTAAGGTAAGAAGCAGCTTTATCTAGCCCCTCTCCTCTTCCCATCGTTGTTACCCTGACAACTCGTTTTGCCCCCCACAGAGGGTTGTAGTAGGAGGAGTAGTAAGGGTGCAACATCACAACGGTGAGAAATTGGCATACGATTAACCCCAAAAGCGCCATCAGGGAAATTGTTAATCCCACAATCTTTAAACCACCCATTTTGTATTTGTAAGAGAGAACTCCGGCTTTGATGAAGCGAATTGTCTCGTCCACGATTACCCACAGGCTTATCGTCGCCATGATGTCTAAGACAGGAGCTGATGGCAAAGCATACCGGCTCAATTTTTTAGCCGCCAGTGATATGGAGATGATGTATATAGGTATGAAAACCGCTGAGCAAAGATAAATCCTGAAGTTTAGCTCCTTCCCTCGATATCGTTTTGCCCACCACACTAATGGAAATCCCACAGCAGCTAGAAACAATACGACAGGTGTGCTGTAGATGGTGATCATAACGGGATAATAAAGCAGGCCAGGATCATATACCACTTTGCCTAAGAAGATTTGTGGAACCTCATGAGGGGTGGTCAACGCCCATTTCATCCTTCTGAAAACGATAGCAATCTCGACGAACATGAAGGGTAAAGCAAGGCACACACCAAAGACAGGGATCAGGGAGAACACCCAATCTCTCCTTTCGATCGAGCGATTACCCATTAACCGATATCCTTCGACAACAACGGCCAAAGCTGCAAGGATGAAAATTGGCGTTATTGGCAGCCGTATCGATCCGATCTTTACACTGGACACCCACAAAGCAGGCCAAAGGGCGACAGATGTTAGAATTGCAACACTTAACCAACTGAGGAAGCTCCAAATGAATTCGGATAGATCTCTTCTATCAAAAACACCTCCGGGTCTGCATAACATACGGTGCAAGATGAATCCGAAGGGGAAGTAAATGATGAGGGTGGTTGATGTCACCCTTGTGATGCAGGATAGCCCTAAACAGGCTCCGGAGATGAGGAGATAAACCCACTTCCTTTTCTCCCAATGGATCAGAAGCGCAAGTAGCGATAAGATCATAAATCCGGCGGCGAGCGCATCCGTATGAAGCCTCCTCGACTCCATCAAATACCAGGGGTCTAGGGCGAAGAAGAAACCAGCGGTAAGGGCTATCTTCAAGTTCGTTAAGCTCCTAAGAAGAAAGAAGAACGATAAAATCAAAGCGGTTGTAGCGACTGCCATGCCTGTCCTGACCCTTTGTAAATTCTCCTGTGAATCAAGCGGGAGCGGACTTCGTCCGCCTTCAAACATGAAAAGAACGTGCCGATATTTAGGATATAAGCTGAGAGCTCCTATCCATGTTGTGATGACACCGGGATGGAAAGATTGCACTGTTTCCTTCAAATCCCTCCGACTGATAGCCGAGGCAAAGCGGAGGGAGCGTCGAATCCATAAGATTTCATCGGGTGTCCAGTAGGCTCCGGGGGAGAGCCCCCTAGGTAAGAAAGCTATGATAGTGATACCTAAGGCACCAAGGGCTACAAGTATTCTCCTTCGATCCCTCATAGTACCCCTCATTTTAAATCCTGGGCCACCCTGAATCCGACGTCAAGCCTTCTCCATGTCGGCTTCTCATGGCGACGATAGGCGCACCGCATCTGACGGCGGTTACATCCCCACCCTCCTCCTCTTACGACCTTGTATTCCCCCTCATCCGGTCCTTTGGGATTCTTATAGGGACTCCTGCCGTAGTAGTTCTCATCATACCAATCGTTGACCCACTCCCACACGTTTCCGGCCATATCTAGGACTCCATAAGGGCTAGCTCCGGATGGAAAGCTCCCAACCCTCAACGGTCTGGCTATAGCCTTATAGAAGACCCTTGTGGCATCAAACTCGTTCCCCCATGGATAAACTCTTCCATCCGTTCCCCTCGCCGCCTTCTCCCACTCCGCCTCCGTCGGAAGTCTCATGCCAAGCCATTTGGCAAAGGCGTATGCCTCGTACCAACTGACCCCGACGACGGGCTTTTGAGGGTCATCGAACCCTCTCACCCTCCATCCTGCGGGATGTGTTATCATGTTCTCCTGGATGAACCTCCATCCTTCCGGAGTCCATAGCTCTTTTCTTTTGTATCCCCCGTCCATCACGAACGCTTTGAACATTTCGTTAGTCACTTCATACTTGGAGATACGGTATGAGCTGAGGAAAACCTTATGTTTCGGCTTTTGGTCGGGGTTATCGAGGGGATCATCGCTCCCCATTATGAACTCGCCCTCCGGGATGAGGACCATTTCCAACTTTTCTATCACATCCTCCTTGGAGAGCTCTTTCCCATGAACTCCCAAAGTTGGGATCACCAAAATCAGGATATAGATACAAAGCACCGATTTCCCCCTCATATTATCCCTCCACCTATTTGCTATGACTTATCCTTCCCCAGAATACTTCGTAGTTAAACCCTGGACTTTTTTCAAGAGTGTGGCATTCCCTACACTTTTCCTCTTTAACCCTTGCGTATTTTTCCAATGAAGGGTTCTCCACATGTCGTCTCCTTGGACCGTGACATGCTTCGCATCCTACGTTTGCCAGCGAGGGAGTCCTCTGATAATCCTCAAATCCTGATATCTCTCCATATCCGGTCGTGTGACAGATCACGCATTCTGGATCACTCTCATACCCTCTTCTGATGAGGGTTAGATAAGCCCTGGAGTGGGATGTTTCCCTCCATAAGGAGTACTCTTCCTTGTGGCACTTTTGACAACTTTCATTTCCGACGTAAGAAGAGCCGGAGGGAGTTGGAATACGCTTTATCCGATGAAGGAGATCAGCTTGTATCACCATTTGACGATAAAGATCCACTACATGTTTTATTTTCTCATCCTCACGGAGTTCCTCGGAAACAGGAATGATTTCATGGTGATAGTTTAATATCTTCCCATTTTGATCGAGGTTTACATCAAGCTTGCCCAAGAACTTCCCTTTTATCCCGGGATTGAAAATCAGACATTTACCCACCCTCATAGGTAACTCCAAGGGCTCATCCCGATGGTGACCCGCTATGATTATGTTTATTTCGGGTATTTCCATCGCTATCCTCTGAGCTTCGTCAAGATCTGCATGCGCCAGCACAACTATTAAATCCACCTTAGATCGGATTTCGTGGATGCTCTCCCTTAAAGCATCCACGAGATCCGTTAAACGGAGACGGTTGTCGGAATTGCTCAGCATAAGCTGGTAACGATCTGATATTCCACCTATCACCCCTATCTTGAACGCCTTCCGCCCTAAAGAATACTCTTTAATCAGGTGTCCTATAAACGGTTTTCGATCCTGCTCTGAAGGGATATCAATAGACGCATTGAGGCAAAGGAAATTCACTCCGATGGCCCCTTGTAGTTCTTTAAGCCTTTTAACACCAAGCGTAAGATCTCCCTCACCGAGGTTGAAGATTTCGTATCCCATTCTCTTCAGGGCCATCAGAGTCACCTCGTATTTGATCTCGTTTTGAACCCCTTTTTGAGCGATGATATCACCGTTGTGTAACAAAAGTAGATCGTCGCTTTTTCTTCGCAGCTCATTGATCAAGGATGCACGTCTTGCTATCCCCCCAAGCATCCCTTTAGCACACCCACAAGGTTCCAAATATCCCCTTTCCTCACCCGAATAGAGAATTGTTATAGTTTTCACCCTGGACTTAAGATGGAGGGAAACTAAGGCAGCGGCTATGGAGACTATGATCGCCGTTATTAAAACGGCGTGAATCCTTACCATCTCCCAATGATTCCATATACCGGTATTGAAATTTCAGATTGGCTTGGTATATCAGTCTTAACTAGAATTGTATCACGCAACGGACCTTCGGGAGCATTGCTTTTGATAGTAACTTCCAACTCATATTCTCGCCCTTCTTTCAGGGTTATTAATTTCGTGGAGAGATAAGGTGACTTAACTGAAACATCGACGATTTGGAATCTGCTTACATCCTTAGATGAAATCAGCACTTTACGTGAAGCTCCTTTCCCCTTCGGAACCATTCCGAAGAGAAGAGTAGGCGGGGAAACCTTTATCTTTTCTATCCTCTCAAACAAGATTGGCACCTCTATTTTGCTTGCATCAGGATGATCAGTATAGATGATAAGCTTCTCCATAAAGTGGAGTTTAGCGTTGGGTTTCACCGACACGGATAGCGCCACTTGATCATCGGCCTCCCTGCCCGATATGACCTCTGCTTGGATCCCAGGTGAACTCGTTTCAACCTTCGTGATCCGCAGCTTGTCTCCTGGGGGAACGGCGATAATAACCTGCTTTTCGAGTTTCGTCCCTTCCCCTCCGTATCTGAATAGAAGGCTGGCCGGGATCGGTTTGGGAACTCGTTTAGTTATACTTGTGATCGTGAGAAACATTACTGGATGAGAAGGATCGTTTGAGTGAACCTCGATGTATCTCGTTTTTCTCCCGCTTCCACCGGGGGATATATATGTGACCTTTATTCTCCCGATCTCGCCGGGATTGATCTTCTTCCTTGATATAAGAGCAGCTGCGCATCCGCAGGTGGATCTGACCGAAGATACGATGAGGGGTGTTTTACCCTCATTTCTGAAGGTGAATGTATGTGAAGCTTTCTGTCCAGGTCGAAGCTCGCCGAAATCGTGGCGTGCGTTATCAAAGCGAATATGAGGAGCTTTAGGATCTCGAACTGGAAGCTCAAGTAGAAGGGCTTCACCATCCCAGTTCCGATCGAACTCGCC from Candidatus Poribacteria bacterium includes these protein-coding regions:
- a CDS encoding formylglycine-generating enzyme family protein, giving the protein MRGKSVLCIYILILVIPTLGVHGKELSKEDVIEKLEMVLIPEGEFIMGSDDPLDNPDQKPKHKVFLSSYRISKYEVTNEMFKAFVMDGGYKRKELWTPEGWRFIQENMITHPAGWRVRGFDDPQKPVVGVSWYEAYAFAKWLGMRLPTEAEWEKAARGTDGRVYPWGNEFDATRVFYKAIARPLRVGSFPSGASPYGVLDMAGNVWEWVNDWYDENYYGRSPYKNPKGPDEGEYKVVRGGGWGCNRRQMRCAYRRHEKPTWRRLDVGFRVAQDLK
- a CDS encoding helix-turn-helix domain-containing protein, with product MWEVKMRDNELVQRSLQGDKTAFEELVRRYYDLIRLTAFSILQDQDEAEDVAQETFLKA
- a CDS encoding glycosyltransferase family 39 protein, translated to MRDRRRILVALGALGITIIAFLPRGLSPGAYWTPDEILWIRRSLRFASAISRRDLKETVQSFHPGVITTWIGALSLYPKYRHVLFMFEGGRSPLPLDSQENLQRVRTGMAVATTALILSFFFLLRSLTNLKIALTAGFFFALDPWYLMESRRLHTDALAAGFMILSLLALLIHWEKRKWVYLLISGACLGLSCITRVTSTTLIIYFPFGFILHRMLCRPGGVFDRRDLSEFIWSFLSWLSVAILTSVALWPALWVSSVKIGSIRLPITPIFILAALAVVVEGYRLMGNRSIERRDWVFSLIPVFGVCLALPFMFVEIAIVFRRMKWALTTPHEVPQIFLGKVVYDPGLLYYPVMITIYSTPVVLFLAAVGFPLVWWAKRYRGKELNFRIYLCSAVFIPIYIISISLAAKKLSRYALPSAPVLDIMATISLWVIVDETIRFIKAGVLSYKYKMGGLKIVGLTISLMALLGLIVCQFLTVVMLHPYYSSYYNPLWGAKRVVRVTTMGRGEGLDKAASYLNRKKNAHQLIVRVSPLAALFFRRYFRGETLSLKGETSSQFVDYDVIYIRDLQVAKELGLDEEFYRSRTPDYTVRINGVEFVKIYKLKGGSESERSPSRLDSSD
- a CDS encoding DUF1573 domain-containing protein; its protein translation is MIRGVKVVKKAWLVIAFVIIGGILAIVSFSFHQVKMSESRTDVHPCELETGAYALLVALQVLGVKASAGETFDLVRYASGDITERLSQAARQKGVYVEHVRLTLDELKSRGKPAIVRMKDSRFVFFDKFLNGKVRVINYPDPPSLLSKGEFDRNWDGEALLLELPVRDPKAPHIRFDNARHDFGELRPGQKASHTFTFRNEGKTPLIVSSVRSTCGCAAALISRKKINPGEIGRIKVTYISPGGSGRKTRYIEVHSNDPSHPVMFLTITSITKRVPKPIPASLLFRYGGEGTKLEKQVIIAVPPGDKLRITKVETSSPGIQAEVISGREADDQVALSVSVKPNAKLHFMEKLIIYTDHPDASKIEVPILFERIEKIKVSPPTLLFGMVPKGKGASRKVLISSKDVSRFQIVDVSVKSPYLSTKLITLKEGREYELEVTIKSNAPEGPLRDTILVKTDIPSQSEISIPVYGIIGRW